The following DNA comes from Winogradskyella sp. PG-2.
TTACAAAAGGAAAAAGGAATTGAAAATAGAACACTACAGTCTGTTACTGTTCAATTAAAAGGAAAAAACCTAGGTGTAATTTTAAGTCAATGGATAGGAACAATTCAATGGATCGGAGTTTCAACTTTTAGGCCACATCATAAACGTAAAAACTGGTTTATTGGTTTATATGAAATAGAAAAGAATCAAGAATTTAAGATTGATGAAAAAGATATTTCGTATCAGGCAACACGAAGTTCAGGTCCTGGTGGACAGCATGTAAACAAAGTAAGTTCAGCTATTAGAGCAACTCACATACCAACTAAAACGCAAGTCTTAGTTATGGATAGTCGTTCACAACATCAGAATAAAAAAATAGCAAAAATACGCTTACAAGAAAAAGTAGAAGAATTACAATTAAAGGCTTTGCAATCGAACATAAAAAATCAATGGGGAAATCACTTAAATATAGAACGTGGTAATCCTATACAAATTTTTAAAGGTTCGGATTTTAAAAAGAAGACAGTTGTAAAGAAATTTAAAAATCAACGTTACGCATTAAAAAATGATTTGCGTAATCAATTAAAAAACTAAAACAATGGGATTAACAATTGCAGACACATATTTTCTTAAAGCCAGAGGGGCAGCATGTGGAATTTTTAGTGATTGGAGCGAAGTGTGTGAATCGTTAAACTACGCATTGTCATATGACGAAAATCATATAGCTTCTCTGTGTTTATTGGGAGAAATTTATGCAGAACATCTAAAATTGTATGCAGAAGCTTTTGAATGCTTTGACAAAGCGATTGCTATAGATCCATCTAATATAGAGGTATATCCAAAATATGCAATGTATTTAATTTGGATAAATGAAACTAATAGGGCAGAAAAATTAGTCAATCACGCATTTAATATTTCGGCCATAGATGAAGCTCATTTGCATTGGCTACTATCATATATCGATGAAACTAGAGGTAATTATAAAGCTAGTCTTAAGCATTTAAAACAAGCTAAGGTGAGTTGTTACAATGATAACTACTATGGTTTTATGCAAAGCGAAGAAAAGCGAATTAGAAAGAAAATAGAAACTCTCAAACCAAAGAAAAAAAAGACTTCTAAGAAGACAAAATCTAAAAAAGAGAAGAAAAAAAAGAAATAATAATATCCTACGAGGTTTCAAAAATCTTGTGGGATTAAAATTGTATTTATAATGGAACGGATAATTATAAATTTAGATACAAGTCCGTCAGAAAGATGGAATTGGCTTAAAGATTACAAAGAAGAAACAAATAGTCTTTTAAAATATTATCTAGAAGATCTAAGTAGTGCTGGTATTTTCGAAACTTATATAGACACCTATAAAATGTTGTTTATAAGCAAACACTATCAACAAGAAATTGAATGTGTGGCAAAACACTGTGACTTTTCAGAAAACCAAGTACTAATTACAAATCTTTATTATGATGCTTTAAAGTTTGTATTTGGTTGTACTTCTTTCAGTGTTACAAATGAAGATGAGAAACTTCATGCTAGAAATCTAGATTGGTGGTCAGAGAATAATATTTTAGGGAAGTTTACTAAAATATTCGACTTTAAAAAGAAAGATGAAATTGAATATTCTTTGGTGAGTTGGCCAGGTTTTATAGGAGGACTATCAGGTGTAAAACCAGGACTATTTTCAATAACACTGAATGCTGTATTAAGTAATGAATCACCTCAGTTTGCTATTCCTATTACATTTCTAATTAGAGATGTTTTAGAAAAAGCTAAAACATTTAACGAAGCAGTTAAAACACTTTCTGAAACTACAATTGCTTCAGATTGTTTATTAATGGTTGTTGGCGTAAATAAAGATGAAAATGTAGTTATAGAACGTACACCAACAGCGTTTTCTATTAGAAAAGCTGATAATGATAGTTTAATTGTAACGAATGAATATTTGTCGCTTACAGAAAACAAGCAAACAAACGATACTTTACAAATTACAGCTTCAGGCAGGCATAAAAGAGTGAAAGAAATGATTAGACTTAAAACACCTAAATCAATTGAAGATTATTTTGATATTCTTTCAGATGAAAATGTGAAGATGATTATTACTGTTCAACAAATGATTTTCAATCCTATTAATGGAGAAATTTATTTAAAAACAAAAAAATAGTTTCAACTACGCAAAAAGAATGCGTTTTAACGTATTTATATTTGCTACATAAATAAAAAACATATATTTACAATGCAAAATGGAAACAAAACAGATACATAAACAACCGATGTCGCGCTTTAGTGAATGCGATTATAGATGGGCAGTCATTTTACTGAATAACTTTCAAGGACGTTTTGTATCTATTTTTAAAGAGTAAATTGTGATTTAAACATACTCATATTAAAATTTAAAGCGTCCAATCTAAAAGTTGGACGCTTTTTTATTATAATTTTTTAAATAAATAATGAAAAACTAAAAATCGTAAAATAGAAACTTGATACAGGAAAACAATTGGGAGACAGACTATTGTATAACATGTAGACTATCTGCAAAATGTGGACAGGAATTCTATTATCTAAAATCAACATAACTATTTGATAATCAATAAATTAAATTTAATTTTTCTTGTATAATTAAAAAAAGTATTTCATATTTGCACCGTCGAATAATTTAAAAAACAAATGACAAACTATTTACAACATACAATTTTAATAAGTCTCTTTTTACGATCTCCGAAACAAATGGTCGCGATAGGGAATGATGAAAGATTTACAATATATACTAGGAAGGTTATGGATACATAGATTAACGTATTCATAAATATAAAGAAAGCGCCTTCCGTAAAACGAGGCGCTTTTTTTATGGTGTTCATTGAAATAACAAATTGACGTGTAGCTTAACTGGCTAAAGCACTCGACTTTTAATCGAGGTTATGTGAGTTCGACTCTCACTACGTCAACACAAGGGAAGGGCAAGCCAATTTGGCGGTGGCCATACTCTTGAAAAGTGCTCGGAGTTAATGACTTGTGTGGGTTCGA
Coding sequences within:
- a CDS encoding tetratricopeptide repeat protein codes for the protein MGLTIADTYFLKARGAACGIFSDWSEVCESLNYALSYDENHIASLCLLGEIYAEHLKLYAEAFECFDKAIAIDPSNIEVYPKYAMYLIWINETNRAEKLVNHAFNISAIDEAHLHWLLSYIDETRGNYKASLKHLKQAKVSCYNDNYYGFMQSEEKRIRKKIETLKPKKKKTSKKTKSKKEKKKKK
- a CDS encoding C45 family autoproteolytic acyltransferase/hydolase gives rise to the protein MERIIINLDTSPSERWNWLKDYKEETNSLLKYYLEDLSSAGIFETYIDTYKMLFISKHYQQEIECVAKHCDFSENQVLITNLYYDALKFVFGCTSFSVTNEDEKLHARNLDWWSENNILGKFTKIFDFKKKDEIEYSLVSWPGFIGGLSGVKPGLFSITLNAVLSNESPQFAIPITFLIRDVLEKAKTFNEAVKTLSETTIASDCLLMVVGVNKDENVVIERTPTAFSIRKADNDSLIVTNEYLSLTENKQTNDTLQITASGRHKRVKEMIRLKTPKSIEDYFDILSDENVKMIITVQQMIFNPINGEIYLKTKK
- the prfH gene encoding peptide chain release factor H, with product METKIIQITAGRGPAECCWVVSQVLKRFIEAVKYNGIDYKILQKEKGIENRTLQSVTVQLKGKNLGVILSQWIGTIQWIGVSTFRPHHKRKNWFIGLYEIEKNQEFKIDEKDISYQATRSSGPGGQHVNKVSSAIRATHIPTKTQVLVMDSRSQHQNKKIAKIRLQEKVEELQLKALQSNIKNQWGNHLNIERGNPIQIFKGSDFKKKTVVKKFKNQRYALKNDLRNQLKN